From Megalobrama amblycephala isolate DHTTF-2021 linkage group LG8, ASM1881202v1, whole genome shotgun sequence, the proteins below share one genomic window:
- the lg8h1orf210 gene encoding type III endosome membrane protein TEMP, which yields MGSATHTVCVLLCFWVSGSCYTLQTVGPCTVNRETAAFDCSGKTLTSIPQHIWMNVTELDLSDNLLDLTHSDSFKRLNLFSHLVTLNLSGNYLPLLLKDHLHSLSSLKVLDLSRCKLAAVEANALTSLSSLQMLFLGNIPSAAVQDLRLNQFVQLGGEPNNRQEVGNRVKLIRDSKSMTQDDHNDGYSKDVNHGAFLRKLLAVETTANTTTTTNNGTKTTGINDPKTSSESWKVLVAVLVSAITLSVLIALMAKFKVVHKYLASYRHSRLSEVDATSQCDTANFEVGFSSHGGPGTRAAASTNENEEDDDGFIEDNYIQASESERATRAAAALTDDDEEEEEEIEFSIG from the exons ATGGGGTCTGCTACACACACAGTGTGTGTGCTCCTGTGTTTTTGGGTCTCAGGATCATGCTACACACTCCAGACCGTGGGTCCATGTACGGTCAACAGAGAGACG GCTGCATTTGACTGCAGTGGGAAAACACTTACGTCAATACCGCAGCACATCTGGATGAATGTGACCGAGTTGGATCTGTCTGACAATCTGTTAGACTTAACCCACAGTGACAGCTTCAAGCGCCTGAACCTCTTCAGCCACTTGGTCACACTGAACCTATCAGGCAACTACCTCCCTCTACTGTTAAAAGACCATCTTCACAGCCTTTCTTCTCTTAAAGTACTAGACCTGAGTAGGTGCAAACTGGCCGCGGTGGAGGCGAACGCTCTGACCAGCCTCTCCAGTTTACAGATGCTCTTCCTGGGGAACATTCCATCTGCTGCAGTTCAAGACCTGAGACTGAATCAGTTTGTTCAACTCGGAGGAGAACCGAATAACAGACAGGAAGTGGGAAACAGAGTAAAGTTGATCAGAGACTCAAAGAGCATGACACAGGATGACCACAATGATG GATATTCTAAAGATGTCAACCATGGAGCCTTCCTCCGTAAACTACTCGCAGTGGAAACAACTGCAAACACTACAACCACAACAAATAATG gaacaAAGACCACAGGCATTAATGATCCAAAAACGTCTTCAGAGAGCTGGAAGGTCCTTGTGGCTGTTCTGGTGTCAGCTATCACCCTCTCTGTTCTTATCGCTTTGATGGCCAAATTCAAAGTTGTGCACAAGTATCTGGCAAGCTACAGACACTCCAGGCTCAGCGAAGTAGACGCCACGAGTCAGTGTGACACTGCAAACTTTGAGGTGGGATTCTCGAGCCACGGTGGCCCAGGGACTCGCGCAGCTGCATCTACCAATGAAAATGAAGAGGATGATGATGGGTTTATTGAAGATAACTATATACAAGCGAGTGAGAGTGAGAGAGCCACaagagcagcagcagcactgactgatgatgatgaggaggaggaggaggagattGAATTTAGTATTGGTTAG
- the ap1m3 gene encoding adaptor related protein complex 1 subunit mu 3 isoform X1 produces the protein MAASAIFILDLKGKVLICRNYMGNIDVNEIDNFMPIMMKREEDEDLSPVIIHGSTHFLWIKHSNLYLVAVTKKNTNAALVYSFLYKLVEVFTEYFKSLEEESIRDNFVTVYELMDEVMDFGFPQTTDSKILLEYITQQGHKLEVGAPRPPATVTNAVSWRSEGIKYRKNEVFMDVIESVNLLVSATGSVLRSEILGSIKLKVVLSGMPELRLGLNDKVLFEITGREKSKSVELEDVKFHQCVRLSRFENDRTISFIPPDGESELMSYRLNTTVKPLIWIESVIEKFSHSRVEIKVKARSQFKSRSTANNVSILVPVPSDADSPKFKTTTGQAKWVPEKSAVEWNIKSFPGGKEFMMRAHFGLPSVESGELEAKRPITVKFEIPYFTVSGIQVRYLKIIEKSGYQALPWVRYITQSGDYQLRTN, from the exons ATGGCAGCGTCCGCGATCTTCATCCTGGACTTGAAAGGCAAG GTGCTCATATGCCGGAACTACATGGGCAACATAGACGTCAATGAGATTGACAACTTCATGCCCATAATGATGAAGAGAGAGGAAGATGAAGATTTGTCACCAGTTATTATTCATGGCTCCACCCACTTCCTCTGGATAAAGCACAGCAACCTGTACC TGGTTGCAGTAACAAAGAAGAATACCAATGCTGCTCTTGTATACTCCTTCCTGTACAAATTAGTTGAG GTGTTCACTGAATATTTCAAGTCACTGGAAGAAGAGAGTATTCGAGACAATTTTGTGACAGTATATGAGCTAATGGATGAAGTCATGGACTTTGGATTCCCTCAGACCACTGACAGCAAGATCTTACTAGA GTACATCACCCAACAGGGGCATAAGCTGGAGGTGGGAGCGCCACGGCCCCCGGCTACAGTGACAAATGCTGTGTCTTGGAGGTCAGAGGGCATCAAATACAGGAAAAATGAAGTCTTCATGGATGTCATTGAGTCTGTTAACCTGTTG GTCAGTGCTACAGGCAGTGTTCTACGAAGCGAGATTTTGGGCAGCATCAAACTCAAAGTCGTTCTGTCAGGCATGCCTGAGTTAAGACTTGGACTCAATGACAAAGTTCTCTTCGAGATCACTGGCC gaGAGAAGAGTAAGTCTGTGGAACTGGAAGATGTGAAATTTCATCAGTGTGTGCGTCTCTCTCGTTTCGAGAACGACCGGACTATCTCTTTCATCCCACCTGATGGAGAATCCGAACTCATGTCTTACAGACTCAATACCACG GTGAAGCCTCTAATATGGATTGAGAGCGTAATAGAGAAGTTCTCTCACAGTCGAGTAGAGATCAAGGTTAAG GCCCGCAGTCAGTTCAAGAGCCGCTCCACTGCCAACAATGTGTCCATCTTAGTTCCTGTTCCAAGTGACGCTGACTCCCCCAAATTTAAGACCACCACAGGCCAGGCTAAATGGGTTCCTGAGAAGAGTGCTGTAGAATGGAACATTAAGTCCTTCCCT GGTGGGAAAGAGTTCATGATGCGAGCTCATTTTGGATTGCCAAGTGTGGAAAGTGGTGAACTCGAGGCCAAGCGACCAATTACGGTGAAGTTTGAGATTCCATATTTCACAGTGTCGGGCATTCAG GTGCGATACTTAAAGATTATCGAGAAGAGCGGATACCAGGCATTACCGTGGGTGCGTTATATTACTCAGAGTGGAG ATTATCAGCTGAGGACCAACTGA
- the ap1m3 gene encoding adaptor related protein complex 1 subunit mu 3 isoform X2, producing the protein MGNIDVNEIDNFMPIMMKREEDEDLSPVIIHGSTHFLWIKHSNLYLVAVTKKNTNAALVYSFLYKLVEVFTEYFKSLEEESIRDNFVTVYELMDEVMDFGFPQTTDSKILLEYITQQGHKLEVGAPRPPATVTNAVSWRSEGIKYRKNEVFMDVIESVNLLVSATGSVLRSEILGSIKLKVVLSGMPELRLGLNDKVLFEITGREKSKSVELEDVKFHQCVRLSRFENDRTISFIPPDGESELMSYRLNTTVKPLIWIESVIEKFSHSRVEIKVKARSQFKSRSTANNVSILVPVPSDADSPKFKTTTGQAKWVPEKSAVEWNIKSFPGGKEFMMRAHFGLPSVESGELEAKRPITVKFEIPYFTVSGIQVRYLKIIEKSGYQALPWVRYITQSGDYQLRTN; encoded by the exons ATGGGCAACATAGACGTCAATGAGATTGACAACTTCATGCCCATAATGATGAAGAGAGAGGAAGATGAAGATTTGTCACCAGTTATTATTCATGGCTCCACCCACTTCCTCTGGATAAAGCACAGCAACCTGTACC TGGTTGCAGTAACAAAGAAGAATACCAATGCTGCTCTTGTATACTCCTTCCTGTACAAATTAGTTGAG GTGTTCACTGAATATTTCAAGTCACTGGAAGAAGAGAGTATTCGAGACAATTTTGTGACAGTATATGAGCTAATGGATGAAGTCATGGACTTTGGATTCCCTCAGACCACTGACAGCAAGATCTTACTAGA GTACATCACCCAACAGGGGCATAAGCTGGAGGTGGGAGCGCCACGGCCCCCGGCTACAGTGACAAATGCTGTGTCTTGGAGGTCAGAGGGCATCAAATACAGGAAAAATGAAGTCTTCATGGATGTCATTGAGTCTGTTAACCTGTTG GTCAGTGCTACAGGCAGTGTTCTACGAAGCGAGATTTTGGGCAGCATCAAACTCAAAGTCGTTCTGTCAGGCATGCCTGAGTTAAGACTTGGACTCAATGACAAAGTTCTCTTCGAGATCACTGGCC gaGAGAAGAGTAAGTCTGTGGAACTGGAAGATGTGAAATTTCATCAGTGTGTGCGTCTCTCTCGTTTCGAGAACGACCGGACTATCTCTTTCATCCCACCTGATGGAGAATCCGAACTCATGTCTTACAGACTCAATACCACG GTGAAGCCTCTAATATGGATTGAGAGCGTAATAGAGAAGTTCTCTCACAGTCGAGTAGAGATCAAGGTTAAG GCCCGCAGTCAGTTCAAGAGCCGCTCCACTGCCAACAATGTGTCCATCTTAGTTCCTGTTCCAAGTGACGCTGACTCCCCCAAATTTAAGACCACCACAGGCCAGGCTAAATGGGTTCCTGAGAAGAGTGCTGTAGAATGGAACATTAAGTCCTTCCCT GGTGGGAAAGAGTTCATGATGCGAGCTCATTTTGGATTGCCAAGTGTGGAAAGTGGTGAACTCGAGGCCAAGCGACCAATTACGGTGAAGTTTGAGATTCCATATTTCACAGTGTCGGGCATTCAG GTGCGATACTTAAAGATTATCGAGAAGAGCGGATACCAGGCATTACCGTGGGTGCGTTATATTACTCAGAGTGGAG ATTATCAGCTGAGGACCAACTGA
- the LOC125274013 gene encoding transmembrane protein 125, which translates to MSELEDYSPPRGHPHPDPARIQQNLLEEQVELWWFSEPRKSLLCYCASVALILGCGLGGVGLLSTTTSLSSEWRLGAGTTLCLLALAVLLKQLLSSAVQDMNCVRSRRRINMLKSGGLSDVLIMLITGTSLLICGAVLLDVALAYHMPKPGKALNDMYISGLVMLVVGSFTVLAVSVYAAAAFLLERTGPGQRRWERTVGIFSISGQMQARRRETASSLAQLI; encoded by the coding sequence ATGTCAGAACTGGAGGACTATTCCCCTCCGAGGGGCCACCCCCATCCTGACCCGGCTCGCATCCAGCAGAACCTCCTGGAGGAGCAGGTGGAGCTCTGGTGGTTCAGTGAGCCACGCAAATCATTATTATGCTATTGCGCTTCAGTGGCCTTGATCTTAGGCTGCGGCCTGGGCGGCGTAGGCCTCCTTTCCACCACCACCAGTCTTTCCAGCGAGTGGCGGCTGGGCGCCGGAACCACTCTTTGCCTTCTCGCTCTGGCCGTCCTCCTAAAGCAGCTGCTGAGCTCCGCTGTCCAGGACATGAACTGCGTGCGTAGCAGGCGCCGGATCAACATGCTAAAAAGTGGCGGTTTATCTGACGTCCTCATCATGTTGATCACGGGAACATCTCTGCTCATCTGTGGGGCTGTGCTCCTAGACGTGGCCTTGGCCTACCACATGCCCAAACCCGGCAAGGCACTGAATGATATGTATATATCTGGGTTGGTGATGCTGGTGGTTGGGAGTTTCACAGTGTTAGCGGTTAGCGTTTATGCCGCAGCAGCTTTTCTCTTAGAGAGGACAGGGCCAGGACAGAGACGGTGGGAGAGGACAGTGGGGATCTTCAGCATTTCAGGCCAGATGCAGGCAAGGAGAAGAGAGACTGCTTCGAGTCTGGCCCAACTGATATAA